From Mycobacterium lacus, one genomic window encodes:
- the sdhC gene encoding succinate dehydrogenase, cytochrome b556 subunit, which translates to MWSWVLHRITGATIFFFLFVHVLDTALVRVSPQAYNSVMASYKTPIVGLMEFGLVVAVSYHALNGVRIILIDFWSQGPRHQRLMLWVVGIVWLLILVPAAVVLGIHMWEHFR; encoded by the coding sequence ATGTGGTCCTGGGTGTTGCACCGCATCACCGGCGCCACGATCTTCTTCTTCCTGTTCGTGCACGTCCTGGACACCGCCCTGGTGCGGGTAAGCCCCCAGGCCTACAACTCGGTGATGGCGAGCTACAAAACCCCGATCGTCGGCTTGATGGAATTCGGGCTGGTGGTCGCGGTGTCCTACCACGCCCTGAACGGCGTCCGGATCATCTTGATCGACTTCTGGTCGCAGGGACCGCGCCATCAGCGGTTGATGTTGTGGGTCGTCGGCATCGTGTGGCTGCTGATCCTGGTGCCCGCGGCGGTGGTGCTGGGCATCCACATGTGGGAGCACTTCAGATGA
- the satS gene encoding protein export chaperone SatS, with protein sequence MAVDLVPIRLSLSAGDRYTLWAPRWRDAGDEWEAFLGKDDDLYGFETVADLVAFVRSDTDHDLVDHPAWKDLTAAHAHRLDPPEDKKFDLVAVEELVAEKPTEESVTALAATLTIVSSIGSVCELPAVSKFFNGNPSLGTVSGGIDHFTGRAGQKRWNAIAEIIGRSWDDVLQAVDEIVSTPDVDAKLSAQAADELEEERAEPEDEESGAESAEETTGDEESKEAEDDSDEETRAPGDTVVLGSDEGFWLQVGIDPIQIMTSAGTFYTLRCYLDDRPIFLGRNGRISVFSSERALARYLADEHDHDLSDLSTYDDIRTAATDGSLAVDITDDNVYVLSGLADDIADGPDAVDREQLDLAVELLRDIGEYSEERTVDRALETGRPLGKLVAYVLEPGSVGKPAAPYVAAVREWEKLEQFVESRLRRE encoded by the coding sequence TACGGCTTCGAGACCGTCGCCGATCTGGTCGCGTTCGTGCGCTCCGACACCGACCACGATCTGGTGGACCACCCAGCGTGGAAGGACCTGACCGCGGCTCACGCGCACAGGCTCGATCCGCCCGAAGACAAGAAATTCGATCTGGTCGCCGTCGAGGAGCTGGTGGCCGAGAAGCCGACCGAGGAGTCGGTGACCGCGCTGGCCGCCACGCTAACAATCGTGTCGTCCATCGGATCGGTGTGCGAGCTGCCGGCGGTCTCGAAGTTCTTCAACGGCAATCCCAGCCTGGGCACGGTATCCGGCGGAATCGACCACTTCACCGGCAGGGCCGGCCAGAAGCGCTGGAATGCGATCGCCGAGATCATCGGGCGAAGCTGGGACGACGTGCTCCAGGCCGTCGACGAGATCGTCAGCACCCCCGACGTCGACGCCAAGTTGTCGGCCCAGGCCGCCGACGAGTTGGAGGAGGAGCGCGCAGAGCCCGAGGACGAAGAGTCGGGGGCCGAATCCGCGGAAGAGACGACCGGAGACGAGGAATCCAAGGAAGCCGAGGACGACTCCGACGAAGAAACCCGCGCGCCCGGCGACACCGTCGTACTGGGCAGCGACGAGGGCTTCTGGCTACAGGTGGGCATTGACCCGATCCAGATCATGACGAGTGCGGGCACCTTTTATACGCTTCGCTGCTACCTGGATGACCGGCCGATCTTCCTGGGCCGCAACGGTCGGATCAGTGTGTTCAGCTCCGAGCGGGCCCTGGCCCGCTACCTTGCCGACGAGCACGACCACGACCTGTCCGACCTGAGCACCTACGACGACATCCGTACCGCCGCCACCGACGGCTCGCTGGCGGTGGACATCACCGACGACAACGTCTACGTGTTGAGCGGGCTGGCCGACGACATTGCCGACGGGCCGGACGCGGTGGATCGCGAGCAGCTCGACCTGGCGGTCGAGCTGCTTCGAGACATCGGCGAATACTCCGAGGAGCGCACCGTCGACAGGGCGCTGGAAACAGGCCGGCCCCTCGGCAAGCTGGTGGCTTACGTGCTGGAGCCCGGCTCGGTGGGCAAGCCCGCGGCACCGTATGTCGCCGCGGTGCGGGAGTGGGAAAAGTTGGAGCAGTTCGTGGAGTCGCGGCTAAGGCGCGAATAG
- a CDS encoding thymidine phosphorylase: MTDIGFDAPTVIRTKRDGGRLSDAAIDWIIAAYTDGRVADEQMAALVMAIFFRGMDGGEIARWTSAMLASGERMDFTDLRVHGRPLPIVGKHSTGGVGDKTTLVLVPVVAACGAAVPKASGRGLGHTGGTLDKLESIAGFTVELSSQRVREQLCDLGAAIFAAGQLAPADKKLYALRDITATVESLPLIASSVMSKKLAEGIGALVLDVKVGAGALLESEARCRELARTMVELGAAHGVPTHALLTDMNCPLGATVGNALEVAEACEVLAGGGPPDVVELTLRLATEMLELAGIDGRDPAQTLADGTAMDRFRRLVAAQGGDLSVPLPIGAHSETVIADRSGTMATIDAMAVGLTAWRLGAGRSRPGDRIQPGAGVRIHRRPGEPVAAGERLFTLYTDTPERFGAAMAELDGAWSVDDTPPEPRPLIVERILR, from the coding sequence TTGACCGACATCGGATTCGACGCGCCGACGGTGATCCGGACCAAACGGGACGGCGGCCGGTTGTCCGATGCCGCCATCGACTGGATCATCGCCGCCTACACCGACGGCCGGGTCGCCGACGAACAGATGGCGGCGCTAGTGATGGCGATCTTTTTTCGCGGCATGGACGGCGGCGAGATCGCCAGGTGGACGTCGGCGATGCTGGCCTCGGGTGAACGGATGGATTTCACCGATCTGCGCGTCCACGGTAGGCCACTACCTATTGTGGGCAAGCACTCGACCGGCGGGGTGGGGGACAAGACCACGCTGGTGTTGGTGCCCGTCGTCGCCGCGTGTGGCGCTGCCGTGCCCAAGGCTTCCGGCCGCGGGCTGGGGCATACCGGCGGCACCCTGGACAAGCTGGAATCCATCGCGGGCTTCACCGTGGAGCTGTCCAGTCAGCGGGTGCGCGAGCAACTGTGCGACCTCGGCGCGGCGATCTTCGCCGCCGGTCAGCTGGCGCCGGCCGATAAGAAGCTGTACGCGCTGCGCGATATCACCGCGACGGTCGAGTCCCTGCCGTTGATCGCCAGCTCGGTGATGAGCAAGAAGCTGGCCGAGGGGATCGGCGCGCTGGTGCTCGACGTGAAGGTCGGTGCCGGGGCGCTGCTGGAGTCGGAGGCGCGGTGCCGCGAACTGGCGCGCACGATGGTCGAGTTGGGCGCGGCGCATGGGGTGCCCACCCACGCGCTACTGACGGACATGAACTGCCCCCTGGGCGCGACCGTCGGCAACGCGCTCGAGGTCGCCGAGGCGTGCGAGGTGCTCGCCGGCGGCGGGCCACCCGACGTGGTGGAGCTGACGCTGCGGCTGGCCACCGAGATGCTCGAGCTGGCCGGCATCGACGGCCGCGACCCCGCGCAGACGCTGGCCGACGGTACCGCGATGGACCGATTCCGCCGGTTGGTGGCCGCGCAGGGCGGTGACTTGTCGGTACCGTTGCCGATCGGTGCGCATTCAGAGACCGTGATCGCCGATCGGAGCGGAACAATGGCCACTATCGACGCGATGGCAGTGGGGCTGACCGCATGGCGGCTCGGCGCGGGCAGATCCCGCCCGGGCGACCGAATTCAGCCCGGCGCCGGTGTCAGGATTCACCGTCGCCCCGGGGAGCCCGTGGCGGCCGGCGAGCGGTTGTTCACCCTCTACACCGACACCCCGGAACGCTTCGGCGCCGCGATGGCCGAGCTGGACGGCGCCTGGAGCGTCGACGACACGCCGCCCGAGCCAAGGCCGCTGATCGTCGAGCGGATCCTCCGATGA
- a CDS encoding adenosine deaminase, translated as MTGAPTLETIRQAPKALLHDHLDGGLRPATVLDIAGQVGYDGLPATDVDALAAWFHATSYRGSLERYLEPFSHTVAVMQTPEALHRVAFECVEDLAADSVVYAEVRFAPELHIARGLSFDEVVDAVLAGFADGEKACAADGRRITVRCLVTAMRHAALSREIAELAIRFRDKGVVGFDIAGAEAGYPPSRHLDAFEYMRNNNARFTIHAGEAFGLPSIHEAIAFCGADRLGHGVRIVDDVGVDDRGGFKLGRLASILRDKRIPLELCPSSNVHSGVVGSIAEHPFDLLARARFRVTVNTDNRLMSDTSMSREMHRLVEAFGYGWSDLERFTINAMKSAFIAFDERLAIIDEVIKPRFAVLIG; from the coding sequence ATGACGGGTGCGCCGACGCTGGAGACAATCAGGCAAGCGCCCAAGGCCCTGCTGCACGACCACCTCGACGGCGGGCTGCGCCCAGCCACCGTGCTCGACATCGCCGGCCAGGTCGGTTACGACGGCCTGCCCGCCACCGACGTCGACGCGCTGGCGGCCTGGTTTCACGCCACGTCGTACCGCGGCTCGCTGGAGCGCTACCTCGAGCCGTTCTCGCACACCGTGGCGGTGATGCAGACGCCCGAGGCGCTGCACCGGGTCGCCTTTGAGTGCGTGGAGGACCTGGCGGCCGACTCCGTGGTATATGCCGAGGTGCGGTTCGCGCCGGAGCTGCACATCGCGCGCGGATTGTCGTTCGACGAGGTGGTCGATGCCGTGTTGGCGGGTTTCGCCGATGGTGAGAAGGCCTGTGCGGCGGATGGCCGTCGGATCACCGTGCGCTGCCTGGTCACCGCGATGCGGCACGCCGCGTTATCGCGCGAGATCGCCGAGCTAGCGATCCGGTTCCGGGACAAGGGGGTGGTCGGGTTCGACATCGCCGGCGCGGAGGCCGGCTATCCGCCGTCCCGGCACCTGGACGCCTTCGAATACATGCGAAATAACAACGCGCGCTTCACGATTCATGCCGGCGAGGCATTCGGGCTGCCGTCCATCCACGAGGCCATCGCGTTCTGCGGTGCCGACCGGCTGGGTCACGGGGTGCGCATCGTCGACGATGTTGGCGTCGACGACCGCGGCGGCTTCAAGCTGGGCCGGCTGGCATCCATCTTGCGGGACAAGCGAATCCCCTTGGAGTTGTGCCCCAGCTCCAACGTGCATTCCGGCGTGGTCGGCAGCATCGCCGAGCACCCGTTCGACCTGCTGGCCCGGGCCCGGTTCCGGGTGACCGTCAACACCGACAACCGGCTGATGAGCGACACGTCGATGAGCCGCGAAATGCACCGCCTGGTGGAGGCGTTCGGCTACGGCTGGAGCGACTTGGAGCGCTTCACGATCAATGCGATGAAGTCGGCGTTCATTGCGTTCGATGAGCGGCTGGCGATCATCGACGAGGTGATCAAGCCGCGGTTCGCGGTGCTGATCGGCTAA
- a CDS encoding succinate dehydrogenase hydrophobic membrane anchor subunit — protein sequence MSIPDVQLRGQRAPVLQRSFDRPASLDNPRSPRRRAGMPNFEKFAWLFMRFSGVVLVFLALGHLFVGLMWENGVYRIDFNYVAQRWSSPFWQTWDLLLLWLAQLHGGNGLRTIIDDYSRKDSTRFWLNALLALSMAFTLVLGSYVLLTFDANIS from the coding sequence ATGAGCATCCCCGACGTTCAGCTCAGGGGTCAGCGAGCACCCGTGCTACAGCGCAGCTTCGACCGGCCCGCCAGCCTGGACAATCCGCGTTCCCCGCGCCGGCGCGCCGGCATGCCCAACTTCGAGAAGTTTGCCTGGTTGTTCATGCGGTTTTCCGGTGTCGTGCTGGTGTTTTTGGCACTGGGACACTTGTTCGTCGGACTGATGTGGGAAAACGGCGTCTATCGCATCGATTTCAACTACGTGGCGCAGCGCTGGTCGTCGCCGTTCTGGCAGACCTGGGACCTGCTGTTGTTGTGGCTGGCGCAGCTGCACGGCGGCAACGGCCTGCGCACCATCATCGACGACTACAGCCGCAAGGATTCCACCCGATTCTGGCTCAACGCACTGCTGGCGTTGTCGATGGCGTTCACGCTCGTGCTGGGAAGTTACGTGCTGCTGACGTTCGACGCGAACATCTCCTGA
- the sdhA gene encoding succinate dehydrogenase flavoprotein subunit, whose protein sequence is MIHQHRYDVVIVGAGGAGMRAAVEAGPRVRTAVLTKLYPTRSHTGAAQGGMCAALANVEDDNWEWHTFDTVKGGDYLADQDAVEIMCKEAIDAVLDLEKMGMPFNRTPEGRIDQRRFGGHTRDHGKAPVRRACYAADRTGHMILQTLYQNCVKHDVEFFNEFYALDLAITHTPGGPVATGVIAYELATGEIHVFHAKAVVIATGGSGRMYKTTSNAHTLTGDGIGIVFRKGLPLEDMEFHQFHPTGLAGLGILISEAVRGEGGRLLNGEGERFMERYAPTIVDLAPRDIVARSMVLEVLEGRGAGPHKDYVYIDVRHLGEDVLEAKLPDITEFARTYLGVDPVTELVPVYPTCHYLMGGIPTTVTGQVLRDNTSVVPGLYAAGECACVSVHGANRLGTNSLLDINVFGRRAGISAASYAQGHDFVDLPPEPAAMVVGWVGDILSEHGNERVADIRGALQQTMDNNAAVFRTEETLKQALTDIHALKERYSRITVHDKGKRFNSDLLEAIELGFLLELAEVTVVGALNRKESRGGHAREDYPNRDDVNYMRHTMAYKEIGADKEGTDLLSDVRLDFKPVVQTRYEPKERKY, encoded by the coding sequence GTGATCCACCAACACCGATACGACGTGGTGATCGTCGGCGCGGGCGGTGCCGGGATGCGGGCCGCGGTCGAGGCGGGTCCGCGGGTTCGTACCGCGGTGCTGACCAAGCTGTACCCCACCCGCAGCCACACCGGCGCCGCCCAGGGCGGCATGTGCGCCGCGCTGGCCAACGTCGAAGACGACAACTGGGAATGGCACACATTCGACACCGTGAAGGGCGGCGACTACCTCGCCGACCAAGACGCCGTGGAGATCATGTGCAAGGAGGCCATCGACGCGGTGCTCGACCTGGAGAAGATGGGGATGCCGTTCAACCGCACCCCCGAGGGCCGCATCGACCAGCGCCGCTTCGGCGGGCACACCCGCGACCACGGCAAGGCCCCGGTGCGCCGGGCCTGCTACGCCGCCGACCGCACCGGCCACATGATCCTGCAGACGCTCTACCAGAACTGCGTCAAGCACGACGTGGAGTTCTTCAACGAGTTCTACGCGCTCGACCTCGCGATCACGCACACCCCGGGCGGGCCGGTGGCCACTGGGGTCATCGCCTACGAGCTGGCCACCGGCGAGATCCACGTCTTCCACGCCAAGGCCGTCGTGATCGCGACCGGCGGTTCGGGCCGCATGTACAAGACCACCTCCAACGCGCACACCCTCACCGGCGACGGCATCGGTATCGTCTTCCGCAAGGGACTTCCGTTGGAGGACATGGAGTTTCACCAGTTTCACCCGACCGGGCTGGCCGGCCTGGGCATTCTGATCTCCGAGGCGGTGCGCGGCGAGGGCGGCCGGCTACTCAACGGCGAGGGCGAGCGCTTCATGGAGCGCTATGCCCCGACGATCGTCGACCTGGCGCCCCGCGACATCGTCGCCCGATCGATGGTGCTCGAAGTCCTGGAGGGCCGCGGCGCCGGCCCGCACAAGGACTACGTCTACATCGACGTCCGCCACTTGGGCGAGGACGTGCTGGAGGCCAAGCTGCCCGACATCACCGAGTTCGCCCGCACCTACCTCGGCGTGGACCCGGTCACCGAGCTGGTCCCGGTCTACCCGACGTGTCACTACCTGATGGGCGGCATCCCCACCACCGTCACCGGGCAGGTGCTCCGGGACAACACCAGCGTCGTTCCCGGCCTGTACGCGGCCGGCGAGTGCGCCTGCGTGTCGGTGCACGGCGCCAACCGGCTGGGCACCAACTCGCTGCTGGACATCAACGTGTTCGGCCGCCGCGCCGGCATCTCGGCGGCCAGCTACGCGCAGGGGCACGACTTCGTCGACCTGCCGCCGGAGCCGGCGGCGATGGTCGTGGGCTGGGTGGGCGACATCCTTTCCGAGCACGGCAACGAGCGCGTGGCCGACATCCGCGGGGCGCTGCAGCAGACGATGGACAACAACGCCGCCGTGTTCCGCACCGAGGAGACGCTGAAGCAAGCTTTGACGGATATCCACGCCTTGAAGGAACGCTACTCTCGAATCACCGTGCACGACAAGGGAAAACGCTTCAACAGCGACCTGCTGGAAGCGATCGAGCTGGGCTTCCTGCTGGAGCTGGCCGAGGTCACCGTCGTCGGCGCCTTGAATCGCAAGGAGTCCCGTGGCGGGCATGCCCGGGAGGACTATCCCAACCGCGACGACGTCAACTACATGCGCCACACGATGGCCTATAAGGAAATTGGGGCCGACAAAGAGGGCACCGACCTGCTCAGCGACGTCCGGCTGGACTTCAAACCCGTCGTGCAGACCCGCTACGAACCCAAAGAACGGAAGTACTGA
- a CDS encoding condensation domain-containing protein, whose product MPAYSYLDEPRLEDIEPLTHTDVLVAHSRVDQARIRAAVDAVFDAHPALGSVFEPAFDTWTPRPGGAWGWGVEPPGSTVADVIARQRAGFDMRTGRLFAVSLLPGAPERLVLTASNLCIDGPSWQLVVEDLVTHYDGGVLAPAAS is encoded by the coding sequence ATGCCTGCCTACTCGTATCTGGATGAACCGCGGCTCGAAGACATCGAGCCATTGACGCATACCGATGTTCTGGTCGCCCACTCGCGCGTTGACCAAGCGCGCATCCGGGCCGCGGTCGATGCGGTCTTCGACGCGCACCCCGCCCTTGGCTCCGTGTTCGAACCGGCCTTCGATACCTGGACGCCTCGCCCGGGCGGTGCATGGGGCTGGGGGGTGGAACCGCCGGGGTCAACGGTGGCGGATGTGATCGCGAGGCAGCGCGCTGGTTTCGACATGCGCACCGGCCGATTGTTCGCGGTGTCGCTGCTGCCCGGAGCCCCCGAACGGCTGGTGCTCACCGCCAGCAACCTCTGCATAGACGGGCCGTCGTGGCAGCTGGTGGTCGAAGACCTGGTGACGCACTACGACGGGGGTGTTCTGGCGCCTGCGGCCTCGTAG
- a CDS encoding Uma2 family endonuclease, translating into MAATIPRPFDPLIDLDGLWTVELAARYLPIDGMPPVRYEAEEGRLVMSPREGSANSWAAVRLVFELDAGARAAGYAVYSALNLRTDPKGWIEPDLIILKTPVRDQTWFEHDQVLCPVEIVSRSSRRRDRIDKPATCARLGIPYFMRVEILRDESLVEMLRLDGDRYVAHAKALSGQTFEITEPFAASFDPQVLLEP; encoded by the coding sequence ATGGCGGCAACGATTCCCCGCCCGTTTGATCCGCTCATCGACCTCGACGGCCTGTGGACGGTCGAGCTGGCTGCTCGTTACCTGCCGATCGACGGCATGCCACCGGTGCGCTACGAGGCCGAGGAGGGGAGGCTGGTCATGAGCCCGCGCGAGGGCAGCGCGAACAGCTGGGCAGCGGTTCGGCTGGTGTTCGAGTTGGATGCCGGCGCACGTGCCGCTGGATACGCAGTGTATTCCGCGCTGAACCTGCGCACCGACCCCAAGGGCTGGATCGAACCTGACCTGATCATTCTGAAGACACCAGTTCGTGACCAGACCTGGTTCGAGCACGACCAGGTGCTGTGCCCGGTCGAAATAGTTTCACGATCTTCACGCCGTCGCGATCGCATCGACAAGCCAGCCACATGTGCGCGGCTGGGCATCCCCTACTTCATGCGTGTGGAAATCCTTCGCGACGAGTCACTGGTCGAGATGTTGCGCCTCGACGGCGACCGCTATGTCGCGCACGCAAAAGCCTTGTCCGGCCAAACATTCGAGATCACCGAGCCGTTCGCCGCTTCCTTCGACCCGCAGGTCCTGCTCGAGCCCTGA
- a CDS encoding cytidine deaminase, which translates to MLLVDWNVLRDKAIHAAAGAYAPYSRFGVGAAALVDDGRVVTGCNVENASYGLSLCAECGVVCALHSTGGGRLRALSCVDGRGSVLMPCGRCRQLLLEHGGPGMLIDHPAGTRRLGELLPDPFDAGDLSRERP; encoded by the coding sequence ATGCTGTTGGTTGATTGGAATGTGCTGCGGGACAAGGCAATCCATGCAGCCGCTGGCGCCTATGCGCCGTATTCGCGGTTCGGAGTGGGCGCGGCCGCGCTGGTCGACGACGGCCGCGTGGTCACCGGGTGCAATGTCGAGAACGCGTCGTACGGCCTGAGCCTGTGCGCGGAGTGCGGGGTGGTGTGTGCCCTGCATTCGACCGGCGGCGGCCGACTGCGCGCGCTGTCGTGTGTCGACGGGCGTGGGTCTGTGCTGATGCCGTGCGGACGATGTCGTCAGCTGCTGCTGGAGCATGGCGGACCCGGGATGCTGATCGACCATCCGGCCGGGACCCGCCGGCTCGGCGAACTGCTGCCCGACCCCTTCGATGCCGGGGACCTCTCCCGGGAACGTCCTTGA
- a CDS encoding PE family protein has translation MSFVIVAPEMLAAAATDLAGIGSALSTANATAAAPTTELLAAAADEVSTAVAGLFGGYAQSYQALSAQAAAFHQEFVRAVTAGASSYQSAEAAARDQLLAAVNAPTQALVGRPLIGNGADGTLPGQAGGAGGLLYGNGGNGAAGGAGQPGGAGGQAGLIGNGGNGGAGGPGAAGGAGGSAWLFGNGGNGGNGGAGGAGGHGGTGAMVYGNGGAGGFGGFGVAGVNGGVGGRGGDGGPAIGLIGDGGAGGHGGAGLAGADGVNPTPGAAAPAGSRGADVAVTGTATGGNGGDGGDGTSVTGTTPTGGDGGDGGRAEVFSLGTATGGNGGNGGIAGAGGAGGNGGNGGQALVSSKGDAVGGDGGNGSSGAAPGSAGGDGGKGGSAFASTATGSVTNHGGAGGSGGDGAASVASGGNGAAGGAGGDGGAGGRWLGNGGAGGNGGAGGAGGAGASGGAAGAGGDGGPDVISQGASARGGVGGDGGDGGSAFGTGGSGGAGGAGGHGGAASLIGNGGDGGNAGAGGSGGVGGAGAAGGKGGNGGSAVSGPSAFGGAGGHGGNGGNGAAGGNGAAGGAGGAGGAGGLLLGSAGTAGTGGTPGAGGKGGGGGTPGAGGMGGTSSNGNPGSDGLDGSPGIAGTDGQPG, from the coding sequence ATGTCGTTTGTGATCGTGGCGCCGGAGATGTTGGCGGCGGCGGCAACGGACTTGGCGGGGATTGGGTCGGCACTCAGCACGGCCAACGCAACCGCCGCGGCTCCCACGACGGAGCTATTGGCGGCGGCCGCCGACGAGGTCTCGACGGCGGTCGCGGGGCTGTTCGGCGGGTACGCCCAGAGCTATCAAGCCCTCAGCGCGCAGGCGGCGGCGTTTCACCAGGAGTTCGTCCGCGCCGTGACCGCCGGGGCGAGTTCGTACCAGAGCGCTGAGGCCGCCGCGCGGGACCAGCTGCTTGCCGCGGTCAACGCGCCCACCCAGGCGTTGGTGGGCCGCCCGCTGATCGGCAACGGCGCCGACGGCACGCTGCCCGGGCAGGCCGGCGGGGCCGGTGGGCTGCTGTACGGCAACGGCGGTAACGGCGCGGCCGGTGGGGCCGGCCAGCCCGGCGGGGCCGGCGGGCAGGCGGGGTTGATCGGCAACGGCGGCAACGGCGGGGCCGGCGGGCCTGGCGCGGCCGGCGGCGCCGGGGGTTCGGCGTGGCTGTTCGGCAACGGCGGCAACGGCGGCAACGGCGGCGCCGGCGGGGCCGGCGGTCACGGCGGCACCGGCGCGATGGTGTACGGCAACGGCGGGGCCGGCGGGTTCGGCGGGTTCGGCGTGGCCGGCGTCAACGGCGGCGTCGGCGGGCGCGGCGGCGACGGCGGCCCCGCGATCGGCCTGATCGGCGACGGCGGGGCGGGCGGCCACGGCGGCGCTGGCCTCGCCGGAGCGGACGGCGTCAACCCCACCCCTGGCGCCGCGGCGCCCGCGGGCAGCAGGGGCGCTGACGTAGCCGTAACGGGGACTGCAACCGGTGGCAATGGCGGCGACGGCGGCGACGGCACCTCCGTCACGGGCACCACCCCGACCGGCGGCGACGGCGGCGACGGCGGCAGGGCGGAGGTCTTTAGTTTAGGCACCGCCACCGGGGGCAACGGCGGCAACGGCGGTATCGCGGGTGCCGGCGGTGCCGGCGGCAACGGGGGCAACGGCGGCCAGGCCTTGGTTAGCAGCAAAGGTGACGCGGTGGGCGGTGACGGCGGCAACGGGAGCAGCGGCGCCGCCCCCGGCAGTGCGGGCGGTGACGGCGGCAAGGGTGGTAGCGCCTTTGCAAGCACCGCGACCGGCAGCGTTACCAACCACGGTGGTGCCGGGGGTTCCGGCGGCGACGGCGCTGCCAGTGTTGCTTCCGGTGGTAATGGTGCCGCCGGGGGCGCCGGTGGTGACGGGGGCGCGGGCGGGAGGTGGCTTGGCAACGGCGGGGCCGGCGGCAACGGTGGCGCGGGTGGTGCCGGCGGGGCCGGCGCCTCAGGTGGGGCCGCGGGCGCCGGAGGGGATGGCGGCCCCGATGTCATCTCGCAAGGGGCCAGCGCCCGTGGCGGTGTCGGCGGTGATGGCGGCGACGGCGGCAGCGCGTTTGGTACTGGCGGCAGCGGCGGTGCGGGCGGGGCTGGGGGTCACGGTGGCGCCGCCTCCTTAATCGGCAACGGCGGTGACGGCGGCAACGCCGGTGCCGGCGGCAGCGGCGGTGTTGGCGGGGCTGGGGCAGCCGGCGGCAAGGGCGGTAACGGCGGCAGCGCTGTTAGCGGTCCGTCGGCCTTCGGCGGTGCCGGCGGTCACGGCGGCAATGGCGGCAACGGCGCCGCCGGGGGTAACGGTGCCGCCGGGGGTGCGGGCGGCGCGGGCGGGGCCGGAGGGCTCCTGCTTGGCAGCGCGGGCACCGCCGGGACCGGCGGCACCCCCGGCGCCGGCGGCAAGGGCGGTGGCGGCGGCACCCCCGGCGCCGGCGGCATGGGCGGAACCTCGAGCAATGGCAACCCCGGCAGCGACGGCCTCGACGGCAGCCCAGGCATCGCCGGCACCGACGGCCAACCCGGCTGA
- a CDS encoding succinate dehydrogenase iron-sulfur subunit, protein MAVEPELAPPLPPVPEGAVMVTVKIARYNPDDPDRYAETGGWQSFRVPCLPSDRLLNLLIYIKGYLDGTLTFRRSCAHGVCGSDAMRINGVNRLACKVLMRDLLPKKPGKSPTVTVEPIRGLPVEKDLVVDMEPFFDAYRAVKPYLITSGNPPTRERIQSPTDRARYDDTTKCILCACCTTSCPVFWHEGSYFGPAAIVNAHRFIFDSRDEAAAERLDILNEVDGVWRCRTTFNCTESCPRGIEVTKAIQEVKRALMFSR, encoded by the coding sequence ATGGCCGTCGAGCCCGAGCTAGCGCCTCCGCTACCGCCCGTTCCCGAGGGCGCGGTGATGGTGACCGTGAAGATCGCCCGGTACAACCCCGACGACCCTGACCGGTACGCGGAAACCGGCGGCTGGCAAAGCTTCCGGGTGCCGTGCCTGCCCAGCGACCGGCTGCTGAACCTGCTGATCTACATCAAGGGATACCTGGACGGGACACTCACCTTCCGGCGCTCCTGCGCGCACGGGGTGTGCGGGTCCGACGCCATGCGGATCAACGGCGTCAACCGGCTGGCGTGCAAGGTCCTGATGCGCGACCTCCTGCCGAAAAAGCCCGGCAAATCGCCCACGGTCACGGTCGAGCCCATCCGTGGGCTGCCGGTGGAGAAGGACTTGGTCGTCGACATGGAGCCGTTCTTCGACGCCTACCGCGCGGTGAAGCCCTACCTGATCACCAGCGGCAACCCACCGACGCGGGAGCGGATCCAGAGCCCCACCGACCGCGCCCGCTACGACGACACCACCAAGTGCATCCTGTGCGCGTGCTGCACCACCAGCTGCCCGGTGTTCTGGCACGAGGGCAGCTACTTCGGCCCGGCGGCGATCGTCAACGCGCACCGCTTCATCTTCGACAGCCGCGACGAGGCCGCCGCCGAGCGCCTCGACATCCTCAACGAGGTCGACGGGGTGTGGCGGTGCCGGACCACGTTCAACTGCACCGAATCCTGCCCGCGGGGCATCGAGGTGACCAAGGCCATCCAGGAGGTCAAGCGCGCGCTGATGTTCTCGCGCTGA